One stretch of Hypanus sabinus isolate sHypSab1 chromosome 29, sHypSab1.hap1, whole genome shotgun sequence DNA includes these proteins:
- the cfap119 gene encoding coiled-coil domain-containing protein 189 isoform X2 produces the protein MKASAGVQMDHKRLEKPQLPEARICIWEDLTYSGMDVIEQAASMEELKLALSQLLCEPLQTCDPRGSILLDLYAYAVQFSRTHSFSKEQTSAFFSILRRLHRAATGTPLGNVDECCQYFKELLLCHAVRIRMDLSFTYLGMPDTPPAAEEEEPVVEEQRVEEEKEREELEVHAKEEDPQATGIRGDDLREYIEAQIAERVSELRVSLEGQLKVSERQLGSQLSALERPGFRQKASRGKK, from the exons ATGAAAGCGAGTGCCGGCGTGCAGATGGATCACAAGCGGCTGGAGAAG CCCCAACTACCGGAAGCCAGGATTTGTATATG GGAGGATCTGACCTACAGTGGGATGGACGTCATCGAGCAGGCAGCCAGCatggaagaactgaagct AGCCCTGTCTCAGCTGCTGTGTGAACCCCTGCAGACCTGCGATCCCCGGGGTTCCATTCTGCTCGACCTGTACGCCTACGCTGTGCAGTTCAGCCGGACCCACAGCTTCAGCAAGGAACAGACTTCGGCCTTCTTCTCCATTCTCCGCAGGCTGCACAGGGCTGCTACAG GAACTCCTCTGGGGAACGTGGACGAGTGCTGCCAGTACTTCAAAGAGCTGCTCCTCTGCCACGCTGTGCGG ATTCGGATGGACCTCAGCTTTACATACTTGGGAATGCCTGACACACCTCCAG CTGCTGAAGAGGAGGAACCTGTGGTGGAGGAGCAGcgggtggaggaggagaaggaacGGGAGGAGCTGGAAGTTCATGCCAAAGAGGAAGACCCACAGG CAACTGGCATCCGCGGAGACGACCTGCGGGAGTACATCGAGGCGCAAATAGCAGAGCGAGTGTCCGAGTTGAGGGTCTCGCTGGAGGGGCAGCTGAAGGTGAGCGAGCGGCAGCTTGGCTCACAACTCTCAGCCTTGGAGAGGCCGGGCTTCAGGCAGAAAGCCTCCCGGGGCAAGAAGTAG
- the cfap119 gene encoding coiled-coil domain-containing protein 189 isoform X1, with amino-acid sequence MKASAGVQMDHKRLEKPQLPEARICIWEDLTYSGMDVIEQAASMEELKLALSQLLCEPLQTCDPRGSILLDLYAYAVQFSRTHSFSKEQTSAFFSILRRLHRAATGTPLGNVDECCQYFKELLLCHAVRRPPFSIDLFSAEQVKLITEYVIDTYFRHFKLYTYVFTPQIRMDLSFTYLGMPDTPPAAEEEEPVVEEQRVEEEKEREELEVHAKEEDPQATGIRGDDLREYIEAQIAERVSELRVSLEGQLKVSERQLGSQLSALERPGFRQKASRGKK; translated from the exons ATGAAAGCGAGTGCCGGCGTGCAGATGGATCACAAGCGGCTGGAGAAG CCCCAACTACCGGAAGCCAGGATTTGTATATG GGAGGATCTGACCTACAGTGGGATGGACGTCATCGAGCAGGCAGCCAGCatggaagaactgaagct AGCCCTGTCTCAGCTGCTGTGTGAACCCCTGCAGACCTGCGATCCCCGGGGTTCCATTCTGCTCGACCTGTACGCCTACGCTGTGCAGTTCAGCCGGACCCACAGCTTCAGCAAGGAACAGACTTCGGCCTTCTTCTCCATTCTCCGCAGGCTGCACAGGGCTGCTACAG GAACTCCTCTGGGGAACGTGGACGAGTGCTGCCAGTACTTCAAAGAGCTGCTCCTCTGCCACGCTGTGCGG CGACCTCCGTTCAGCATTGATCTATTCAGCGCCGAGCAGGTGAAGCTTATCACAGAGTACGTCATCGACACCTACTTCAGACACTTCAAACTCTACACGTACGTCTTCACCCCTcag ATTCGGATGGACCTCAGCTTTACATACTTGGGAATGCCTGACACACCTCCAG CTGCTGAAGAGGAGGAACCTGTGGTGGAGGAGCAGcgggtggaggaggagaaggaacGGGAGGAGCTGGAAGTTCATGCCAAAGAGGAAGACCCACAGG CAACTGGCATCCGCGGAGACGACCTGCGGGAGTACATCGAGGCGCAAATAGCAGAGCGAGTGTCCGAGTTGAGGGTCTCGCTGGAGGGGCAGCTGAAGGTGAGCGAGCGGCAGCTTGGCTCACAACTCTCAGCCTTGGAGAGGCCGGGCTTCAGGCAGAAAGCCTCCCGGGGCAAGAAGTAG